From Pan paniscus chromosome 6, NHGRI_mPanPan1-v2.0_pri, whole genome shotgun sequence, one genomic window encodes:
- the LOC129398311 gene encoding vomeronasal type-1 receptor 48-like, producing the protein MLSFKKAFYFQAGIGISANIFLLLWHIFTFFKDHKPKNHDPIICHLAFAHIVMLVIAAELLSPDVFESLKFQSDFRCKTVFYTYKVMRVLSICNTSLLSMLQAITISPSTSWLVRFKHKITKYNILGLLFFWSLNLSFNSDMISYIVGFSSVTQIILNVNKYCSLSPINVIIRRLFVTLSLSRDVFLVGIMLLSSAYMVILLSRHQRHSQHLHSISFLLRTSPEKRATKTILLLVSFFLVMYSLDLIVSSSTMLLWVFSPVIYSVHKFMVNAYATVSPMVLIRSDKRIISILPKVHWKCHPFLTSWWYLFCHHQLNYSKTKFAI; encoded by the coding sequence ATGTTATCTTTCAAAAAGGCCTTTTATTTTCAAGCTGGCATTGGAATCTCAGCCaacatctttcttcttctctggcACATTTTCACATTCTTTAAGGATCACAAGCCTAAAAACCATGACCCGATCATCTGTCACTTGGCCTTTGCCCACATAGTGATGCTAGTCATTGCAGCAGAGTTATTGTCTCCAGACGTGTTTGAATCACTGAAATTTCAGAGTGACTTCAGATGTAAGACTGTGTTCTACACATACAAGGTAATGAGGGTCCTCTCTATCTGCAACACCTCTCTCCTGAGCATGCTTCAGGCCATCACCATTAGCCCCAGCACCTCCTGGTTGGTgagatttaaacataaaatcaCAAAATACAATATCCTGGGTTTACTCTTTTTTTGGTCCCTCAATTTGTCTTTCAACAGTGACATGATAAGTTACATTGTAGGTTTTTCCAGTGTGACCCAGATAATCCTGAATGTCAATAAATACTGCTCACTTTCCCCAATAAATGTCATCATCAGAAGGCTGTTTGTTACTCTGTCGTTATCCAGAGATGTCTTCCTTGTAGGAATCATGCTACTCTCAAGTGCCTACATGGTGATTCTCTTGTCCAGGCATCAGAGGCACTCCCAGCACCTTCACAGCATTAGCTTTTTATTAAGAACCTCCCCAGAGAAAAGGGCCACCAAGACCATCTTGCTGCTGGTGAGTTTCTTTCTGGTTATGTACTCATTGGACTTAATTGTCTCATCCTCCACAATGTTGTTATGGGTATTCAGTCCTGTCATCTACAGTGTCCACAAGTTTATGGTCAATGCCTATGCCACTGTCAGTCCTATGGTGCTAATCAGATCTGATAAAAGAATCATCAGTATTCTGCCAAAGGTTCATTGGAAGTGCCATCCATTTTTAACAAGTTGGTGGTATTTATTTTGTCATCATCAATTAAattattcaaaaacaaaatttgctatctga
- the LOC129398426 gene encoding short transmembrane mitochondrial protein 1-like has translation MLQFLLGFTLGNVVGIYLAQNYDIPNLAKKLEEIKKDLDAKKKLSSS, from the coding sequence ATGCTCCAGTTCCTGCTTGGGTTTACATTGGGCAACGTGGTTGGAATATATCTGGCTCAGAACTATGACATACCAAACCTGGCTAAAAaacttgaagaaattaaaaaggacttGGATGCCAAGAAGAAACTCTCTAGTTCATGA